A DNA window from Sulfuricaulis sp. contains the following coding sequences:
- a CDS encoding GNVR domain-containing protein — translation MLAALLWPPTYRSSATILIEEQGIPADLVRSTITTYAWQRIQTISQRVMSRTNLLEIADKYKLYQSKRAFETNEEIVERMRTDIKLEPVSAEVMDPRTGRPTAATIAFTLSFDGESPAVTQKVANELTTLYLNENIKSRTERVTETYDFLTSEADKLSQQIAELESQQATFKEKNVNRLPELKDFNMQQMDRTETQLRDVQNELRSLEERKVYLDAQLSQVQPSGPVFSSDGQPVLNKEARLKSTKTEYAVASARYSPEHPDVIRLKREMEGLEKQTGTVSGRQEEAKQLSQLRGELAAAREKYSADHPDVVRLSRQIETLESNLKATPELPETSAAAEKPDNPAYISLKTQLEGIEVGMRVANAKRDQLQAKLEGYEKRIVQTPQVEREYLNLKRDYENAQIKYKDIKAKQMEAQVGQEMEKERKGERFSLIDPPQLPEEPFKPNRPAIIFLGLVLAVGSGLGYAAVAESMDSTVRNMRSVSTTLNTVLLSVIPYKENREDIVKKAKTKKMIVTTVAVSIVVVVILAHLLWTPLDILWFKGIRKAEGIIGG, via the coding sequence GTGCTGGCGGCGCTGCTCTGGCCGCCTACTTACCGGTCCTCTGCCACGATCCTGATCGAGGAGCAGGGGATTCCAGCCGATCTCGTGCGTTCTACCATAACCACCTACGCCTGGCAGCGAATCCAGACCATCAGCCAGCGGGTGATGAGCCGCACAAATCTGCTTGAGATCGCGGATAAATATAAACTCTATCAAAGCAAGCGGGCATTCGAAACAAACGAAGAGATCGTTGAAAGAATGCGCACCGACATAAAGCTCGAACCGGTCAGCGCCGAAGTGATGGATCCTCGTACCGGTCGGCCTACCGCGGCGACCATTGCTTTTACGCTTTCATTCGATGGTGAAAGTCCGGCTGTTACGCAAAAGGTGGCCAACGAGCTGACCACGCTGTATCTGAACGAGAACATCAAGTCCCGGACCGAAAGGGTTACGGAAACATATGATTTTCTGACATCTGAGGCCGACAAGCTGAGCCAGCAGATTGCCGAGCTGGAGTCGCAACAGGCCACATTCAAGGAAAAAAACGTTAACCGACTGCCTGAACTTAAAGACTTCAATATGCAGCAAATGGATCGCACTGAGACGCAGTTGCGAGATGTCCAAAATGAGCTGCGATCCCTGGAAGAAAGAAAAGTGTATCTCGATGCGCAACTATCCCAGGTACAGCCGAGCGGACCCGTATTTTCCTCGGATGGCCAGCCGGTCCTTAACAAGGAAGCGCGTCTCAAGAGCACAAAGACTGAATATGCCGTGGCCTCGGCGAGGTATTCACCGGAACACCCGGACGTCATCAGGCTCAAGAGAGAGATGGAGGGGCTTGAGAAACAAACCGGTACCGTCTCCGGCCGTCAGGAGGAGGCCAAGCAATTGTCGCAACTTCGTGGCGAACTGGCCGCCGCGCGTGAGAAATATTCCGCTGATCATCCCGATGTTGTAAGACTGAGCAGGCAAATCGAGACCTTGGAATCGAATCTGAAAGCAACTCCGGAATTACCCGAGACTAGCGCCGCGGCCGAGAAACCGGACAACCCCGCTTATATCTCGCTCAAAACGCAGCTAGAAGGAATTGAGGTGGGTATGCGCGTTGCTAATGCCAAACGCGATCAGCTCCAGGCCAAGCTTGAGGGTTATGAAAAACGCATTGTCCAGACTCCCCAAGTGGAGCGCGAGTACCTGAACCTCAAGCGTGATTATGAGAATGCGCAGATCAAGTATAAGGATATCAAGGCCAAGCAAATGGAAGCGCAAGTGGGGCAGGAGATGGAAAAGGAACGCAAGGGCGAGCGGTTCTCCCTGATAGATCCACCGCAGCTTCCGGAAGAGCCGTTCAAGCCCAATCGCCCGGCTATCATTTTTCTGGGCCTGGTTCTTGCCGTGGGGTCTGGCCTTGGTTACGCCGCTGTAGCGGAGAGCATGGACAGCACTGTTCGTAATATGCGTTCGGTGTCCACGACGTTGAATACGGTGTTATTGTCGGTTATCCCCTACAAGGAGAACCGGGAGGACATTGTCAAGAAGGCTAAAACGAAGAAGATGATTGTTACTACCGTCGCTGTGAGCATAGTTGTGGTAGTTATTCTGGCTCATCTGTTGTGGACGCCTTTGGATATACTCTGGTTCAAGGGCATACGCAAGGCGGAGGGAATCATCGGCGGTTAG